A region of the Peredibacter starrii genome:
TGAGTAAGGATCGCACCTTTTGCTACACCAGTTGTACCACCAGTGTATTGAAGGAACGCGATATCTTCGAGCTTCACTGCCGGCTTTCTAAATGATCCAGCATCACCTTTTTCAACAGCGGCCTTGAAGTCAATTGCACCTGGAATATCAAACTCCGGCACCATCTTCTTCACATTCTTAATCACGAAATTCACGATGTAGTTTTTCGGGAATTTTAGATAGTCACCGATCTGGGTGATAAGAACGTTCTTCACTGGGGTGTTTTTAATCACTTTTTGAAGAACGTGGGCCGAGTTGGCGAAAATAACAATCGTCTTAACGTCAGCGTCTTTTAGTTGGTGCTCAAGTTCACGTGGAGTATAAAGCGGGTTTACATTGACCGCAATCATACCAGCGCGAAGAATACCAAAAAGCGCCACCGGGTATTGAAGAATGTTTGGCATCATGATCGCTACACGATCACCCTTCTGAAGATGAAGATCATTTTGAAGGTAGCTTGCGAATTTACGGCTCAGTAAATCGATTTCACCGTAAGTAAGAGTTGTTCCCATATTGTGAAAAGATGGGTTGTTCTTGTACTTTGTGAAACTGATTTCTAGAACTTCGTTAATTGAAGAGTACTCAGCGGGATTAATCTCGTGAGGGACTCCTGAATCGTAAGCTTTGTGCCAGATTTTCGTCATTTTTGTCTCCGGTTTACTTCATTTGATTCTGTATTTTTTGAACGATCATATCGAATGTTTTATAAAGATCATCTGAGTGTGCTTTGGCAAAGTACTCTTGGTGACCAGCGTGAACAGAAACCTCTGAACAGTGATCAACACCGTCTTTCCAGCAAGTCCAACGAATATCGGCCGAAGGACCGAACCACTTCACGAACTTCTCAGACTTATCGCGAATAACTTGATCAAGGGCCGGTGTGTGTTCCATGTGGCGAAAAGTGATATTAACGTTCATTGTTTGCTCCTGGTTGAGTCTTCTATTATAGAAGCTCAAATCCCATGACTTAGAGTATTAACAGTATAAAATTAAAAATATTTTACCAATTCCAGACTAAGATACTTTGTTTTGTAGAACCATTCGAACTGCTGCTGGCAGGATTTCCGCTGGGATGTCCATGAAGCTTCGATGAGGAACAAAACCGTACTGTCCATAATAGTAAAAATACACAATGTTGAAATGGGCCTCATTGAGTTCTCTTTCTAAATCCAGAGAATCAAGAATGCGTCTCACCGGTGTCCACTTCCCAAACATTTGCCATAAAACATTTCGCTCATCGAACATAAACCCGTCCGGGATGAAAAGTTTCTTCCGATGAACCATGGTCTCGGCAACAAAGATCCCATTGGGTGCCAGGTGATCAGTAATGAGGCGATAGTAACTGGCCCGGTCCGGGTCTTCAGTTAAACAATGAAGGAGATGTGAGTCTACAATCAGATCATACTTCTGATTGAGTTCAAGATCAGGATGAGTGACGTCCCCCACAACTGTTTTTACCTCGAAGCCTTCAAGCGCGAAGATATTTTTGGCCTGATCTAAGGCAGTAGGGGAGAAATCTACGAGAGTGACATCAGCGCCGAGACGAGCAAGGAGTAATCCAACTCCTCCCCTACCCGCTCCTGTTTCAAGAACCTTCAAACCATTCCAGTCAAGATTAGGTAAGAAGCGGTCTTTTGATTCAGTCACCAAATTGAAAAGGCCCTTCGAATAAGTCGTTACTTCATGCAGAAGATCTGATGCTCCTCGACCGCGCTCCATATTGTATGAATCTTCGTAGTATTCCTGTAAACTCATAGAAAAAGTGTAGAATGCTACCCATGACTAAGCAAAAACATTTTTATCTAATTCGTGGCCTTATCCGTGAAAAAGGACATTGGGGTCACTTCATCCATCATCTGGAAGAGGCCTTTCCTGGATCTCGTATCACGACGATTGATATTCCAGGTGCAGGTGACTACTTCAAGTCCCAATCCCCACTTTCCGTCAGTGAAATGGTTGAAGAAATGCGTCGGGATTATTTAAAAAGTTTTGATTCAAACTTCGAACCAAACCTCATCGCTATCTCCCTTGGTGGCATGATCACTGTTGAGTGGTTGAAGAAATACCCAACTGACTTTGCCAAAGCGACACTGATTAACACAAGCTTCGGGGGAATTTCGCCGGTCTATAAGCGTCTTATGCCTCGGGCCTTTTTGCATTTAATGAAAGTTCCGGTTCTAAAAGGCAGGATCAAAGAGTCTCGCATTTTGGAATTAGTGACTAATCACAAAGATATTTTCAATGAGACCCTGGACTCCTGGGAAGTGATCCAAAGAGATCGACCTGTGAGTACTGCAAATACCTTCAGGCAACTCCTGGCCGGAGCTCGCTTCAGCGTGGGTACCTTCACTCCACCTATTCCTTTACTGATTATTGCTTCTACCAATGACCGCATGGTGAGTGTTGAATGCTCACGGGCCATTGCCGAGAAATGGAAACTTCCTATAAAAGAACACCCAACGGGAGGTCATGACCTCACCGTGGATGATCCGAAATGGGTCGCTTTAAGTGTTAAGGATTTTTCTTAACGGCCATTTTAAGGGCCTCTAACGTCGCACCAGATTTTCTCACCGGTTTAAAGAAAAGCTTACTGCCTTCTTTAACCACGAAGAACTCCAGTGGTTCTTTCTTATCAGACTTCACCACCATTCGAACTGGCTGGTTAGAGTCCATGCTGCTCAGAAGTTTTTCTTGGTAGCGCTTAAGTGTTTCAACGTTCTGAGATTCAAATCCCATATAGTCTGCAGCTGGAACACTAATTGAATAATCATTTGTTCCGCTGGCCGCATTACTCATTGATTTGAGGATTGGAGTTTCCGCATCACTTGCGATCACAATTGAACCATCGACTGATTTTTGAATTTTACCAGTCTTGGCTTCCTGGGCCTCTAAAAGAGCAGTGTTGAAGTTCCCCGCCGCGCGACTTGCACCACGTGTAGTTGACGAAACTCGGGCAGAGCTGCTTCCACCAGAACCACCTGTTGAACCACCACCTGTACCACCGGCAGTACCTCCATAAGAAGAGTCGCCATAGCTTGAAGGTGAGCGATTACTTTGATTATCGAAATTTTCAAAATCAGGGCCTGCCTGGAAATTATTTGAGGCAGGCTTCTTAGGGCTTTTTCTGCTTTAGCAGCAAGTGCCTTTTCTTCAACCTTAGAAAGTTCATCTGTCTTCTTACTTAACTGTTCAATCAGTTTCTGATATTTAGACTCATTCTCAGTCTTCTGGGCCAGAAGCTCTTCCATCATCTTCATGCGAGCTTCAAGACTCTCTTTTTGGGCCGCAGAAGTTGCTGAAGCAATTTCCTTCTTTGACCTCAGAATCTCGTCCTGTGCCTCAGCACGGATTTTTTCTTTTTCATCATCAGAAAGTTTTTTATCATCAGTGGCAGCACTCGCTGTCG
Encoded here:
- the hpf gene encoding ribosome hibernation-promoting factor, HPF/YfiA family, which translates into the protein MNVNITFRHMEHTPALDQVIRDKSEKFVKWFGPSADIRWTCWKDGVDHCSEVSVHAGHQEYFAKAHSDDLYKTFDMIVQKIQNQMK
- a CDS encoding class I SAM-dependent methyltransferase — encoded protein: MSLQEYYEDSYNMERGRGASDLLHEVTTYSKGLFNLVTESKDRFLPNLDWNGLKVLETGAGRGGVGLLLARLGADVTLVDFSPTALDQAKNIFALEGFEVKTVVGDVTHPDLELNQKYDLIVDSHLLHCLTEDPDRASYYRLITDHLAPNGIFVAETMVHRKKLFIPDGFMFDERNVLWQMFGKWTPVRRILDSLDLERELNEAHFNIVYFYYYGQYGFVPHRSFMDIPAEILPAAVRMVLQNKVS
- a CDS encoding alpha/beta fold hydrolase; translation: MTKQKHFYLIRGLIREKGHWGHFIHHLEEAFPGSRITTIDIPGAGDYFKSQSPLSVSEMVEEMRRDYLKSFDSNFEPNLIAISLGGMITVEWLKKYPTDFAKATLINTSFGGISPVYKRLMPRAFLHLMKVPVLKGRIKESRILELVTNHKDIFNETLDSWEVIQRDRPVSTANTFRQLLAGARFSVGTFTPPIPLLIIASTNDRMVSVECSRAIAEKWKLPIKEHPTGGHDLTVDDPKWVALSVKDFS